A region of Paenibacillus sp. 37 DNA encodes the following proteins:
- a CDS encoding ABC transporter ATP-binding protein codes for MEPLLKVNDLSVSFHSGESEFQAVREVSFEVRKGETLGIVGESGSGKSVTARSIMRLLASPPSQMKKGEILFKGVDLANKTQKEMESIRGRDIGMIFQDPMSSLNPTIKVGKQISESLIKHQKVSKREAKKQATAMMERVGITRSEIRYNQYPHEFSGGMRQRVMIGIALACRPELLIADEPTTALDVTIQAQILNLMKDMQEQLGTSIILITHDLGVVAGMCDRVVVMKEGQIVETGTTTEIFANPKHPYTIRLLNALPRLDQKKKPKPVSLVPRDLEDDQPLLEVKSLKQHFNLGKGNTLKAVNDISFHIRQGETLGVVGESGSGKSTTGRAILRLHEPTGGDVLFKGVPLNRLSASEMKTMRRHMQIIFQDPYASLNPKMRIMDIIGEALDIHQLAGTASQREKRVEELLEMVGLDPTHAQRYPHEFSGGQRQRIGIARALAVEPEFIVCDEPLSALDVSIQAQIVQLLEELQQRLGLTYLFIAHDLSMVKHISDRVAVMYNGKIVELAESEELYSNPQHAYTKALLSAIPVPDPAVEAKKKRHVGRETPRENVEVEDRYNLEHSKWVEVTEGHWVAISS; via the coding sequence AGAAGTAAGTTTTGAAGTACGAAAAGGTGAGACGCTAGGTATTGTAGGAGAATCGGGAAGTGGAAAAAGTGTAACCGCACGTTCCATTATGAGGCTGCTTGCATCGCCGCCTTCACAGATGAAAAAGGGAGAGATTCTATTTAAAGGTGTCGACCTAGCCAATAAAACGCAGAAAGAGATGGAGAGTATCCGTGGACGTGATATTGGCATGATCTTTCAGGACCCGATGAGTTCCCTTAATCCGACCATTAAAGTGGGGAAACAGATCTCCGAGAGTCTGATCAAACACCAGAAGGTGTCCAAAAGGGAAGCCAAGAAGCAGGCGACCGCGATGATGGAGCGGGTGGGGATAACTCGCAGTGAAATCCGCTACAACCAGTATCCGCACGAATTCTCTGGAGGCATGCGCCAGCGAGTCATGATCGGTATTGCACTTGCTTGTCGTCCTGAATTGCTCATTGCCGATGAGCCGACAACCGCACTGGACGTTACAATTCAGGCACAGATTCTGAATTTGATGAAAGATATGCAAGAGCAACTTGGGACATCTATTATTCTGATCACCCATGATTTGGGCGTAGTAGCAGGCATGTGTGATCGGGTTGTTGTGATGAAAGAAGGACAGATTGTGGAAACCGGGACGACAACAGAGATTTTTGCTAATCCCAAACACCCGTATACGATCAGGCTTCTGAATGCATTACCACGTCTGGATCAGAAGAAAAAGCCAAAACCGGTATCGTTGGTCCCAAGAGATCTCGAGGATGATCAGCCATTGCTTGAGGTGAAGTCGCTCAAACAACATTTTAATCTGGGGAAAGGCAATACCTTAAAGGCCGTAAATGATATCAGTTTCCATATTCGTCAAGGAGAGACGCTCGGCGTTGTAGGGGAATCCGGCAGCGGAAAATCAACCACGGGGCGTGCGATTCTGCGGTTGCATGAGCCAACAGGTGGAGATGTACTGTTTAAAGGAGTCCCGCTCAATCGCTTATCAGCTTCGGAGATGAAAACGATGCGCAGACATATGCAGATTATTTTCCAGGACCCTTATGCATCGCTGAATCCCAAAATGAGGATTATGGATATCATTGGAGAAGCCCTTGATATTCATCAACTTGCAGGTACAGCATCTCAGCGGGAGAAGCGTGTGGAGGAATTGCTGGAGATGGTGGGACTTGATCCTACCCATGCGCAGCGTTATCCACATGAATTCTCGGGAGGACAAAGACAGCGGATCGGTATAGCGCGAGCTCTGGCTGTGGAGCCGGAATTCATCGTATGTGACGAACCACTGTCTGCACTGGATGTGTCGATACAGGCTCAGATCGTACAATTGCTTGAAGAGTTGCAGCAGCGACTCGGATTGACGTATCTCTTCATCGCACATGACTTGTCCATGGTTAAACATATCAGTGACCGAGTGGCTGTGATGTATAACGGGAAAATTGTAGAGCTGGCCGAGAGTGAGGAACTATATTCCAACCCACAACATGCCTACACCAAGGCATTGCTGTCTGCGATTCCTGTGCCTGATCCAGCGGTAGAAGCGAAGAAAAAGAGACATGTTGGCAGAGAAACACCTAGAGAAAATGTTGAAGTAGAGGACCGTTATAATCTCGAGCATTCCAAGTGGGTAGAAGTCACGGAAGGGCACTGGGTAGCCATATCTAGCTAG
- a CDS encoding LuxR C-terminal-related transcriptional regulator, with protein sequence MPAITLASRHKESAMCQHVTETAPFDYLPKSQLDRLRKINHFLIHAFQNSLSDIKENLTGTYLFLLTDMDGVLLSMDYSPDLETVVEDSPIRPGMFFTAKSCGVNAISETMDNNKPVLLLPEQHESPYFQSWHCYAAPLFMGSQHVGYLDVSTINADMQGELIAIAKLIPAYMQNCYQSQQTAELCDKPAVEFTERQLTILEMIAGGLTVKAIALKLKIKECTVNHHKKVIFNKLGVQSSTEAVSIASRMSYV encoded by the coding sequence ATGCCTGCCATTACACTTGCCTCACGGCACAAGGAGTCCGCCATGTGCCAGCATGTAACAGAAACGGCTCCGTTCGATTATTTACCAAAATCTCAACTGGATAGGCTTCGCAAAATCAATCATTTCCTGATTCATGCCTTCCAGAACAGCCTCTCGGATATTAAAGAGAATTTAACGGGCACTTATCTTTTTCTACTCACAGATATGGACGGTGTGCTTCTCTCCATGGATTATAGTCCAGATCTGGAAACTGTCGTAGAAGATTCCCCCATTCGTCCGGGCATGTTCTTCACTGCAAAGAGCTGTGGAGTTAACGCCATATCAGAAACGATGGATAACAATAAGCCTGTACTGCTGCTACCCGAGCAGCATGAAAGTCCTTATTTTCAAAGCTGGCATTGTTACGCCGCACCTTTGTTCATGGGATCGCAACATGTCGGTTATCTGGATGTGTCCACCATTAATGCAGATATGCAAGGTGAACTGATTGCCATTGCCAAGCTAATTCCAGCGTACATGCAGAACTGTTATCAGAGTCAACAGACTGCTGAACTGTGTGACAAACCTGCAGTGGAGTTCACCGAGCGTCAGTTAACCATTCTGGAAATGATAGCCGGAGGCCTCACGGTAAAAGCCATTGCTTTGAAATTAAAGATCAAGGAATGCACCGTGAATCATCACAAAAAAGTGATTTTTAACAAATTAGGTGTGCAATCCAGCACAGAAGCTGTTTCAATTGCCAGCCGAATGTCTTATGTATAG